From Lemur catta isolate mLemCat1 chromosome 21, mLemCat1.pri, whole genome shotgun sequence, a single genomic window includes:
- the TPRA1 gene encoding LOW QUALITY PROTEIN: transmembrane protein adipocyte-associated 1 (The sequence of the model RefSeq protein was modified relative to this genomic sequence to represent the inferred CDS: deleted 1 base in 1 codon): MVIWDNGTTALPPPPAPNISVPHRCLLLLYKDIGTSRVRYWDLLLLVPNVLFFIFLLWKLPSARAKIRVTPSPIFITFYILVFVVALVGIARAVVSMTVSTSDAATVADKILWEITRFFLLAIELSVVILGLAFGHLESKSSIKRVLVITTVLSLAYSVTQGTLEILYPDAHLSAEDFNIYGHGGRQFWLVSSCFFFLVYSLVVVLPKTRLKERISLPSRRSFYVYAGILALLNLLQGLGSALLCFGVIEGLCCVDATTFLYFSFFAPLIYVAFLRGFFGSEPKILFSYKCQVDETEEPDMHLPQPYAVARRDGPEAAGTAGASAASYSSTQFDAAGGVAYLDDVASMPCHNTGSINSTDSGRWKAINA; this comes from the exons ATGGTGATTTGGGACAACGGGACCACAGcactgcccccgcccccggcacCAAACATCAGCGTGCCACATCGCTGCTTGCTCCTGCTGTACAAGGACATCGGCACGTCCAG GGTCCGGTACTGGGACCTCCTGCTGCTCGTCCCCAACGTgctcttcttcatcttcctgcTCTGGAAGCTTCCGTCCGCCCGGGCCAAGATCCGCGTCACCCCTAGCCCCATTTTTATCACCTTCTACATCCTG GTGTTCGTGGTGGCACTGGTGGGCATTGCCCGGGCCGTGGTATCCATGACAGTGAGCACGTCGGATGCGGCTACCGTGGCTGATAAG ATCCTGTGGGAGATCACCCGCTTCTTCCTGCTAGCCATCGAGCTGAGCGTTGTCATCCTGGGCCTTGCGTTCG GTCACCTGGAGAGCAAATCTAGCATCAAACGAGTGCTGGTCATCACCACGGTGCTGTCCCTGGCATACTCGGTCACCCAG GGGACCCTGGAGATCCTCTACCCCGATGCCCACCTGTCTGCCGAGGACTTCAACATCTACGGACACGGGGGTCGCCAGTTCTGGCTGGTCAGCTCCTGCTTCTTCTTCCTG GTCTACTCCCTGGTGGTCGTCCTCCCCAAGACCCGGCTGAAGGAGCGCATCTCCCTGCCTT cGCGGAGGAGCTTCTACGTCTACGCGGGCATCCTGGCCCTGCTCAACCtgctgcaggggctgggcagcGCGCTGCTGTGCTTCGGCGTCATCGAGGGGCTCTG CTGCGTAGACGCCACCACCTTCCTGTACTTCAGCTTCTTCGCGCCGCTCATCTATGTGGCCTTCCTGCGGGGCTTCTTCGG gTCAGAGCCCAAGATCCTCTTCTCCTACAAATGCCAAGTGGACGAGACGGAGGAGCCGGACATGCACCTGCCCCAGCCCTACGCGGTGGCCCGGCGGGAC GGCCCGGAGGCCGCGGGGACAGCGGGGGCCTCGGCCGCCAGCTACTCCAGCACGCAGTTCGACGCGGCCGGCGGGGTGGCCTACCTGGACGACGTCGCCTCCATGCCCTGCCACAACACGGGCAGCATCAACAGCACGGACAGCGGGCGCTGGAAGGCCATCAATGCCTGA